One window of Planctomycetota bacterium genomic DNA carries:
- a CDS encoding endonuclease: MRTRLTAIASAAATTLAASSFASAVDPFDPGTYYDNIDPAAGNLIGQLETRLAQGHSQTTYGEVRFALPVTDQDPNDSSNMLLVYTRDSNDGQWQSGDYQTREHVWPVSRLGTSGSNSTRGRYGDIHMLKPAEAGINSDRANFSFGFGGRTGAARVNSGPDGGYFFPGDADKGDVARIAFYAATRWRANGLKLVDGIGDPNDEEMGDLTSLLLWHYLDTPDDFERRRNQVIFDDYTNNRNAYIDRPEYAWAVFRGNDNDTRLDVTTNDTTDFGKVLVGASVDATVDLTVEKTGADGTYYEVRVDGDVTSDAAGRYNALTLGTSPTARLATISASLPSGFNNTIGQYGGTVTVDNLDVTTGGGFDRGANDADDVVSLSATVVAQSNASFSNSADVEAFTLDLGIIGQGLGDFTDSVDVFNFAGGIDPALLAGLDVDGTDAGLFGGTDFAAFLANASASDLAAGASTGVEVTLNDDAIGDFSAGFLIGTSDADNVLGGRGFLAGDSLELSVLGEVRLPGDADGDGAVALSDFGILRANFGTSPDGFVFGDFNRDGNVDLSDFGILRSNFGGTASDLQLLDAWVSTIPEPAAAGVVLIGCSLVLRRRRA, encoded by the coding sequence ATGCGTACCCGACTCACCGCCATCGCCTCCGCCGCCGCCACGACGCTCGCCGCCAGCAGCTTCGCTTCGGCCGTCGATCCGTTCGATCCCGGCACCTACTACGACAACATCGATCCGGCCGCGGGCAACCTGATCGGCCAACTCGAAACGCGTTTGGCGCAAGGGCACAGCCAGACGACCTACGGCGAAGTGCGATTCGCCCTGCCGGTCACCGATCAGGATCCCAATGACTCGAGCAACATGCTGCTCGTCTACACGCGGGACTCCAACGACGGGCAGTGGCAGAGCGGCGATTACCAGACTCGCGAGCACGTCTGGCCTGTCAGCCGTCTCGGCACCAGCGGCAGCAATTCGACGCGTGGTCGCTACGGCGACATCCACATGCTCAAGCCCGCCGAGGCCGGCATCAACAGCGATCGCGCCAACTTCAGCTTCGGCTTCGGCGGACGCACCGGTGCGGCACGCGTCAACTCCGGCCCGGACGGCGGCTACTTCTTCCCCGGCGATGCCGACAAGGGCGACGTCGCACGCATCGCCTTCTATGCGGCAACCCGCTGGCGTGCGAACGGTCTCAAGCTCGTCGACGGCATCGGTGATCCGAATGACGAGGAGATGGGCGATCTCACGTCGCTGCTGCTCTGGCACTACCTTGACACGCCAGACGATTTCGAGCGTCGGCGAAACCAAGTCATTTTCGACGACTACACGAACAACCGGAACGCCTACATCGATCGGCCCGAGTACGCGTGGGCCGTCTTCCGCGGCAACGACAACGACACACGTCTTGACGTCACGACCAACGACACGACGGACTTCGGCAAAGTGCTCGTAGGCGCGAGCGTCGATGCGACGGTGGACCTGACGGTCGAAAAGACCGGTGCCGACGGGACCTACTACGAGGTGCGCGTCGACGGCGACGTCACGTCTGACGCAGCTGGCCGGTACAACGCGCTCACGCTCGGGACGTCGCCAACCGCGCGGCTGGCCACCATCTCGGCGAGTCTGCCGAGTGGCTTCAACAACACCATCGGCCAGTACGGCGGGACCGTGACCGTTGACAACCTCGACGTCACCACCGGCGGCGGTTTCGATCGTGGGGCCAACGACGCAGACGACGTCGTCTCGCTCTCGGCAACCGTCGTCGCGCAGAGCAACGCGTCGTTCTCCAACAGCGCTGACGTCGAGGCGTTCACCCTCGACCTCGGCATCATCGGTCAGGGTCTGGGCGACTTCACCGACTCGGTCGACGTCTTCAACTTCGCCGGCGGGATCGACCCGGCACTGCTCGCGGGACTCGACGTCGACGGCACCGATGCCGGCCTGTTCGGCGGGACCGACTTCGCGGCATTTCTCGCCAACGCGTCGGCGAGTGACCTGGCGGCGGGTGCGTCGACCGGCGTCGAAGTCACGCTCAACGATGACGCCATCGGCGACTTTTCTGCCGGGTTCCTCATCGGCACCAGCGACGCCGACAACGTTCTCGGCGGGCGCGGATTCCTCGCCGGCGACTCGCTCGAGCTGTCGGTGTTGGGCGAAGTTCGGCTGCCCGGCGACGCCGATGGCGACGGCGCCGTGGCACTGTCAGACTTCGGCATTTTGCGGGCGAACTTCGGTACCAGTCCGGACGGATTTGTATTCGGCGACTTCAACCGCGACGGCAACGTCGACCTGTCCGACTTCGGCATCCTGCGGAGCAATTTCGGTGGTACTGCCTCCGACCTTCAGCTGCTCGACGCGTGGGTGTCGACGATCCCCGAGCCCGCGGCGGCGGGGGTTGTGCTGATCGGCTGCTCGCTGGTGCTCCGCCGGCGTCGCGCCTAG
- a CDS encoding NADH-quinone oxidoreductase subunit C translates to MAATESDSSRNTIVTPTRRITHPALAKLKAQFSDIGLAAGEFRDMVTVRVPREHIVAVATFLRDDEELRYDLLHELLATDYLKFPGGSPGRFAVTYGLTSTGSNNRLWLKVFLDPERSTAPGDDEYRDEEAAEKGDPGLFIDSMTGVYPGAEWPEREAYDMFGIVFRGHPDLRRLLTWNGFDARPLRKDYPLRGVGERESYPIVTRETA, encoded by the coding sequence ATGGCAGCCACGGAATCGGACTCCTCCCGCAACACGATCGTCACGCCGACGAGGCGGATCACGCACCCGGCGCTGGCCAAGCTCAAGGCCCAGTTTTCCGACATCGGCCTCGCGGCGGGTGAGTTTCGCGACATGGTCACTGTCCGCGTCCCGCGCGAGCACATCGTCGCGGTGGCGACCTTCCTTCGCGATGACGAGGAGCTTCGATACGACCTGCTCCACGAGTTGCTCGCGACGGACTACCTGAAGTTTCCCGGCGGCTCGCCCGGACGATTCGCTGTCACCTACGGCCTGACGAGCACTGGCAGCAACAATCGTCTCTGGCTCAAGGTGTTCCTCGATCCTGAGCGATCGACCGCGCCGGGCGACGACGAGTACCGCGACGAAGAGGCTGCCGAAAAGGGCGATCCGGGGCTGTTCATCGACTCGATGACGGGCGTTTACCCCGGAGCCGAGTGGCCTGAGCGTGAGGCGTACGACATGTTCGGCATCGTCTTCCGCGGTCATCCGGACCTGCGCCGACTGCTCACGTGGAATGGCTTCGACGCAAGGCCGCTACGCAAGGACTACCCGCTGCGTGGCGTCGGCGAGCGCGAGAGCTACCCGATTGTCACGCGTGAGACGGCCTGA